Proteins from one Actinomycetes bacterium genomic window:
- a CDS encoding 5'-3' exonuclease, with the protein MVLDTPSLYFRAFFGVPDSITAPDGTPVNAVRGLLDFIARLVTDRAPTHLVAAMDADWRPDFRVQAIPSYKAHRVASGDEEEVPDPLIPQVAIIEDVLAALGVPTVGVDGYEADDVIGTFATGAVRPVDVVTGDRDLFQLVDDARQVRVLYTARGVGRHDVVDEAWVHAKYGIPGTAYADFATLRGDPSDGLPGVPGVGEKTAASLVTKYGSLAAIIAALEAGDTGMPAGARAKLAAAVDYLEVAPVVVAVATDVPVPSLQDEARIPAAPADPERLLELSARWGLESSLNRVLNAFGTVTG; encoded by the coding sequence ATGGTCCTCGACACCCCCTCGCTGTACTTCCGGGCGTTCTTCGGCGTCCCGGACTCGATCACGGCGCCGGACGGCACGCCGGTCAACGCGGTCCGCGGGCTGCTCGACTTCATCGCCAGGCTGGTGACCGACCGTGCGCCCACGCACCTGGTCGCGGCGATGGACGCCGACTGGCGGCCGGACTTCCGGGTGCAGGCGATCCCCTCCTACAAGGCGCACCGGGTGGCGTCCGGCGACGAGGAGGAGGTCCCCGACCCGCTGATCCCGCAGGTAGCGATCATCGAGGACGTGCTGGCCGCGCTGGGCGTGCCCACCGTGGGTGTCGACGGCTACGAAGCCGACGACGTGATCGGGACCTTCGCGACCGGCGCGGTCCGGCCGGTCGACGTGGTGACCGGTGACCGCGACCTGTTCCAGCTGGTCGACGACGCGCGCCAGGTGAGGGTGCTCTACACGGCACGCGGCGTCGGGCGGCACGACGTGGTGGACGAGGCGTGGGTGCACGCGAAGTACGGCATCCCGGGCACCGCGTACGCCGACTTCGCGACGCTGCGGGGCGACCCGAGCGACGGGTTGCCCGGCGTGCCCGGCGTCGGTGAGAAGACGGCGGCGTCCCTGGTGACGAAGTACGGCTCGCTCGCCGCGATCATCGCGGCCCTCGAGGCCGGCGACACCGGCATGCCGGCGGGTGCGCGGGCCAAGCTGGCTGCTGCCGTGGACTACCTCGAGGTGGCGCCGGTGGTGGTCGCCGTCGCGACCGACGTGCCGGTGCCGAGCCTCCAGGACGAGGCGCGGATCCCGGCCGCGCCGGCCGACCCGGAGCGGCTGCTGGAGCTTTCGGCGCGGTGGGGCCTCGAGAGCTCGCTGAACCGGGTGCTCAACGCGTTCGGGACTGTTACTGGCTGA
- a CDS encoding Xaa-Pro peptidase family protein gives MSRRVVSPDRLSHARKAVAEAGLDALLVTPGPDLSWLTGYEALPLERLTCLVLTPDGEPFLVAPGLEVPAVEASPVPSLGIEVVGWAEIESPYAAIASRLGHPRLVGLSNRMWAEQVLRFRAALPAAEQSLGSEVLGALRMRKTTEEVDALRRAGQAIDRVHSRMAEFLVPGRTEREAGREIAAAILAEGHETVDFVIVGSGPNGASPHHEVDDRVLERGDVVVVDIGGTTAEGYCSDCTRMYVLGDPPDDFREYFAVLHEAQLAACDHARPGVTAESVDRAAREVIAKAGFGDYFVHRTGHGIGVETHEEPYIVEGNETVLEPGMAFSIEPGIYLPGRHGARIEDIVVATDDPSPGIERLNVIDRQVVVLPV, from the coding sequence ATGTCCCGCCGCGTCGTCTCGCCCGACCGCCTGTCACACGCCCGCAAGGCCGTCGCCGAGGCCGGTCTGGACGCCCTGCTCGTCACGCCCGGCCCGGACCTGTCCTGGCTGACCGGCTACGAGGCGCTCCCGCTGGAGCGCCTGACCTGCCTGGTCCTCACGCCCGACGGCGAGCCGTTCCTGGTCGCGCCGGGCCTCGAGGTGCCCGCGGTGGAGGCGTCCCCGGTCCCGTCGCTCGGCATCGAGGTCGTCGGCTGGGCCGAGATCGAGAGTCCGTACGCCGCCATCGCCAGCCGCCTGGGCCACCCCCGGCTGGTCGGCCTGTCCAACCGGATGTGGGCCGAGCAGGTCCTGCGCTTCCGGGCCGCCCTGCCCGCCGCCGAGCAGAGCCTCGGGTCCGAGGTGCTCGGCGCGCTGCGCATGCGCAAGACGACCGAGGAGGTCGACGCCCTCCGGCGGGCCGGCCAGGCCATCGACCGGGTCCACTCCCGCATGGCGGAGTTCCTCGTCCCCGGCCGCACCGAGCGGGAGGCCGGTCGCGAGATCGCCGCCGCGATCCTCGCCGAGGGCCACGAGACCGTCGACTTCGTCATCGTGGGCTCCGGGCCCAACGGCGCCTCCCCGCACCACGAGGTGGACGACCGCGTGCTCGAGCGGGGTGACGTCGTCGTGGTCGACATCGGCGGCACGACCGCCGAGGGCTACTGCTCGGACTGCACCCGGATGTACGTCCTCGGCGACCCGCCCGACGACTTCCGCGAGTACTTCGCCGTGCTGCACGAGGCCCAGCTGGCCGCCTGCGACCACGCCCGCCCAGGCGTCACGGCCGAGTCGGTCGACCGCGCCGCCCGCGAGGTGATCGCCAAGGCCGGCTTCGGCGACTACTTCGTCCATCGCACCGGCCACGGCATCGGGGTCGAGACCCACGAGGAGCCCTACATCGTCGAGGGCAACGAGACGGTGCTCGAGCCGGGCATGGCGTTCTCGATCGAGCCCGGCATCTACCTGCCGGGTCGCCACGGCGCCCGGATCGAGGACATCGTGGTCGCCACGGACGACCCGTCGCCCGGCATCGAGCGGCTCAACGTCATTGACCGCCAGGTCGTCGTCCTCCCCGTCTAG
- a CDS encoding acyl-CoA dehydrogenase family protein, with translation MHVQRHLPTEEATELIGLTRELAREELAPRVDEYEAQSRFPREVFTTLGKAGLLGLPYDERYGGAAQPYEVYLQVVEELATVWASVAEGVSVHTLACFPLATFGTEQQRERWLPDLVGGELLGAYCLSEPQSGSDAAALTTKAVRDGDVYVVDGTKAWITHGGEADFYSLLCRTSTDPDALSRGISCLLVDGDTEGVSAGTPERKMGFSGSTTAQVRFDGARVPADRLLGEEGQGFKIALAALDGGRLGIAACAVGLAQNALDVAVAWAGERRQFGRPLLDFQGLSFLLADMATGVEAGRALYLEAARRRDRGEPFGKQAAMAKLFCTDMAMRVTTDAVQVLGGYGYVRDFPVERLMREAKALQIVEGTNQVQRMVIGRHLQREPG, from the coding sequence GTGCACGTCCAGCGTCACCTCCCCACCGAGGAGGCCACCGAGCTGATCGGCCTCACCCGCGAGCTGGCCCGCGAGGAGCTGGCCCCCCGGGTCGACGAGTACGAGGCGCAGAGTCGGTTCCCGCGCGAGGTGTTCACCACGCTGGGCAAGGCGGGGCTGCTCGGGCTGCCCTACGACGAGCGCTACGGCGGCGCGGCTCAGCCCTACGAGGTCTATCTACAGGTCGTCGAGGAGCTCGCGACGGTATGGGCGTCGGTCGCCGAGGGGGTCAGCGTGCACACGCTGGCCTGCTTCCCGCTGGCGACCTTCGGCACCGAGCAGCAGCGGGAGCGTTGGCTGCCCGACCTGGTCGGGGGGGAGCTGTTGGGGGCGTACTGCCTCTCCGAGCCGCAGAGCGGCTCCGACGCGGCAGCGCTGACGACGAAGGCGGTCCGGGACGGCGACGTCTACGTGGTGGACGGCACCAAGGCCTGGATCACCCACGGCGGCGAGGCCGACTTCTACAGCCTGCTCTGCCGCACCTCGACCGACCCCGATGCGCTGTCCCGCGGCATCTCGTGCCTGCTCGTCGACGGCGACACCGAGGGTGTCTCGGCCGGGACGCCGGAGCGCAAGATGGGCTTCAGCGGCTCCACCACGGCCCAGGTGCGCTTCGACGGTGCCCGGGTGCCGGCCGACCGGCTGCTGGGCGAGGAGGGCCAGGGCTTCAAGATCGCGCTGGCAGCCCTCGACGGCGGCCGGCTGGGCATCGCGGCCTGCGCGGTCGGTCTGGCGCAGAACGCGCTCGACGTCGCCGTCGCCTGGGCGGGGGAGCGGCGCCAGTTCGGCCGCCCGCTGCTCGACTTCCAGGGGCTGTCCTTCCTGCTCGCCGACATGGCGACCGGGGTCGAGGCGGGCCGGGCCCTCTACCTCGAGGCCGCGCGCCGGCGGGACCGCGGAGAGCCGTTCGGCAAGCAGGCCGCCATGGCCAAGCTGTTCTGCACCGACATGGCGATGCGGGTGACCACCGATGCCGTGCAGGTGCTCGGCGGCTACGGCTACGTGCGCGACTTTCCGGTCGAGCGGCTGATGCGCGAGGCCAAGGCGCTCCAGATCGTCGAGGGGACCAACCAGGTGCAGCGCATGGTCATCGGCCGGCACCTGCAGCGCGAGCCCGGCTGA